Proteins encoded together in one Heliangelus exortis chromosome 13, bHelExo1.hap1, whole genome shotgun sequence window:
- the CCDC102A gene encoding coiled-coil domain-containing protein 102A isoform X5 encodes MNPSGASHLSGSSPLPGGSLLALLAPEPSPSPPSGTPSPGPPPALLEGDWEGREELRLRELEEARARAAQMEKTMRWWSDCTANWREKWSKVRAERNRAREEVRQLRHRLEALTKELAGLRRDRDRPEEHLLPQGPSGAHQGPAGAQQAEGEADPEQEPVRDVGAEAPQKAKELELMENVLTSKQEESWEQRGPRASLTRQERSHLLWEDVSIMKEDATKVTALKLRLDESQKVLLKEREDKLALSKSIEKLEGELSQWKIKYEELNKNKQEVVKQLNILKEIHQDELGRISEDLEDELGARSSMDKKLAELRAEMERLQEENAAEWGRRERLETEKLSLERENKKLRAQIEDLEEVLARKRRQTASTLDTDFKTIQAELFEKNKELADLKHIHTKLKKQYQEKMAELAHANRRMEQHEGEVKKLRLRVEELKKELAQAEDELDEAHNQTRKLQRSLDEQTEQSESFQVQLEHLQSRLSVAKVPPTSLEGVQPPLEHPLSH; translated from the exons ATGAACCCAAGCGGGGCCTCACACCTCTCTGGCTCCTCGCCTCTGCCAGGGGGCTCgctgctggccctgctggccCCTGAGCCCTCCCCGTCCCCCCCCAGCGGGACACCTTCTCCCggcccccccccagccctgctggaagGGGACTGGGAAGGGCGGGAGGAGCTGCGGCTGCGGGAGCTGGAGGAGGCACGAGCGCGGGCGGCCCAGATGGAGAAGACGATGCGATGGTGGTCGGACTGCACGGCCAACTGGCGGGAGAAGTGGAGCAAGGTGCGAGCCGAGCGCAACCGGGCGCGCGAAGAGGTGCGGCAGCTGCGGCATCGCCTGGAGGCCCTCACCAAGGAGCTGGCCGGGCTGCGCCGAGACCGTGACCGCCCCGAGGAGCACCTGCTGCCCCAGGGCCCCTCCGGTGCCCACCAGGGCCCCGCCGGTGCCCAACAGGCCGAGGGAGAGGCTGACCCCGAACAGGAGCCGGTGCGGGATGTGGGGGCTGAGGCTCCCCAGAAAGCCAAG gagctggagctgatgGAAAACGTCTTGACAAGCaagcaggaggagagctgggagcagcGGGGCCCCCGAGCCTCCCTCACCCGCCAGGAACGGAGCCACTTACTCTGGGAGGACGTCAGCATCATGAAGGAGGATGCCACCAAAGTCACTGCCCTGAAGCTGAGGCTTGATGAGTCCCAAAAAGTGCTGCTCAAGGAGCGGGA GGACAAGCTGGCACTCAGCAAAAGCATAGAGAAGCTCGAGGGTGAGCTCAGCCAGTGGAAGATCAAGTACGAGGAGCTCAACAAGAACAAGCAGGAGGTGGTGAAGCAG CTCAACATCCTGAAGGAGATCCACCAGGACGAACTGGGACGCATCTCTGAGGACCTGGAGGATGAGCTGGGCGCTCGCTCCAGCATGGACAAGAAGTTGGCTGAGCTGCGGGCAGAG aTGGAGCGGCTGCAGGAGGAGAACGCGGCCGAGTGGGGCCGTCGGGAGCGGCTGGAGACGGAGAAGCTGAGCCTGGAGCGGGAGAACAAGAAGCTGCGGGCACAGATAGAGGACCTGGAGGAGGTGCTGGCTCGCAAGCGGCGCCAGACGGCCAGCACCCTGGACACAGACTTCAAAACCATCCAGGCTGAGCTCTTCGAGAAGAACAAG GAGCTGGCTGACCTGAAGCACATCCACACCAAGCTGAAGAAGCAGTACCAGGAGAAAATGGCCGAGCTGGCCCACGCCAACCGCCGCATGGAGCAGCACGAGGGTGAGGTGAAGAAGCTGCGCCTGAGGGTAGAGGAGTTGAAGAAGGAGCTGGCCCAAGCTGAGGATGAG CTGGATGAGGCCCACAACCAGACACGGAAGCTGCAGAGGTCGCTGGATGAGCAGACAGAGCAGAGTGAGAGCTTCCAGGTGCAGCTGGAGCATCTCCAGTCCCG GTTAAGCGTGGCCAAAGTGCCTCCAACATCTTTGGAGGGTGTGCAGCCACCCTTGGAGCACCCTTTGTCCCACTGA
- the CCDC102A gene encoding coiled-coil domain-containing protein 102A isoform X4, with amino-acid sequence MNPSGASHLSGSSPLPGGSLLALLAPEPSPSPPSGTPSPGPPPALLEGDWEGREELRLRELEEARARAAQMEKTMRWWSDCTANWREKWSKVRAERNRAREEVRQLRHRLEALTKELAGLRRDRDRPEEHLLPQGPSGAHQGPAGAQQAEGEADPEQEPVRDVGAEAPQKAKELELMENVLTSKQEESWEQRGPRASLTRQERSHLLWEDVSIMKEDATKVTALKLRLDESQKVLLKEREDKLALSKSIEKLEGELSQWKIKYEELNKNKQEVVKQLNILKEIHQDELGRISEDLEDELGARSSMDKKLAELRAEMERLQEENAAEWGRRERLETEKLSLERENKKLRAQIEDLEEVLARKRRQTASTLDTDFKTIQAELFEKNKELADLKHIHTKLKKQYQEKMAELAHANRRMEQHEGEVKKLRLRVEELKKELAQAEDELDEAHNQTRKLQRSLDEQTEQSESFQVQLEHLQSRSPWQAAAAAEHPTLWQDVQRPLQP; translated from the exons ATGAACCCAAGCGGGGCCTCACACCTCTCTGGCTCCTCGCCTCTGCCAGGGGGCTCgctgctggccctgctggccCCTGAGCCCTCCCCGTCCCCCCCCAGCGGGACACCTTCTCCCggcccccccccagccctgctggaagGGGACTGGGAAGGGCGGGAGGAGCTGCGGCTGCGGGAGCTGGAGGAGGCACGAGCGCGGGCGGCCCAGATGGAGAAGACGATGCGATGGTGGTCGGACTGCACGGCCAACTGGCGGGAGAAGTGGAGCAAGGTGCGAGCCGAGCGCAACCGGGCGCGCGAAGAGGTGCGGCAGCTGCGGCATCGCCTGGAGGCCCTCACCAAGGAGCTGGCCGGGCTGCGCCGAGACCGTGACCGCCCCGAGGAGCACCTGCTGCCCCAGGGCCCCTCCGGTGCCCACCAGGGCCCCGCCGGTGCCCAACAGGCCGAGGGAGAGGCTGACCCCGAACAGGAGCCGGTGCGGGATGTGGGGGCTGAGGCTCCCCAGAAAGCCAAG gagctggagctgatgGAAAACGTCTTGACAAGCaagcaggaggagagctgggagcagcGGGGCCCCCGAGCCTCCCTCACCCGCCAGGAACGGAGCCACTTACTCTGGGAGGACGTCAGCATCATGAAGGAGGATGCCACCAAAGTCACTGCCCTGAAGCTGAGGCTTGATGAGTCCCAAAAAGTGCTGCTCAAGGAGCGGGA GGACAAGCTGGCACTCAGCAAAAGCATAGAGAAGCTCGAGGGTGAGCTCAGCCAGTGGAAGATCAAGTACGAGGAGCTCAACAAGAACAAGCAGGAGGTGGTGAAGCAG CTCAACATCCTGAAGGAGATCCACCAGGACGAACTGGGACGCATCTCTGAGGACCTGGAGGATGAGCTGGGCGCTCGCTCCAGCATGGACAAGAAGTTGGCTGAGCTGCGGGCAGAG aTGGAGCGGCTGCAGGAGGAGAACGCGGCCGAGTGGGGCCGTCGGGAGCGGCTGGAGACGGAGAAGCTGAGCCTGGAGCGGGAGAACAAGAAGCTGCGGGCACAGATAGAGGACCTGGAGGAGGTGCTGGCTCGCAAGCGGCGCCAGACGGCCAGCACCCTGGACACAGACTTCAAAACCATCCAGGCTGAGCTCTTCGAGAAGAACAAG GAGCTGGCTGACCTGAAGCACATCCACACCAAGCTGAAGAAGCAGTACCAGGAGAAAATGGCCGAGCTGGCCCACGCCAACCGCCGCATGGAGCAGCACGAGGGTGAGGTGAAGAAGCTGCGCCTGAGGGTAGAGGAGTTGAAGAAGGAGCTGGCCCAAGCTGAGGATGAG CTGGATGAGGCCCACAACCAGACACGGAAGCTGCAGAGGTCGCTGGATGAGCAGACAGAGCAGAGTGAGAGCTTCCAGGTGCAGCTGGAGCATCTCCAGTCCCG ctctccctggCAGGCTGCGGCGGCAGCAGAGCACCCCACTCTTTGGCAAGATGTGCAGCGCCCGCTTCAGCCCTGA
- the CCDC102A gene encoding coiled-coil domain-containing protein 102A isoform X3 → MNPSGASHLSGSSPLPGGSLLALLAPEPSPSPPSGTPSPGPPPALLEGDWEGREELRLRELEEARARAAQMEKTMRWWSDCTANWREKWSKVRAERNRAREEVRQLRHRLEALTKELAGLRRDRDRPEEHLLPQGPSGAHQGPAGAQQAEGEADPEQEPVRDVGAEAPQKAKELELMENVLTSKQEESWEQRGPRASLTRQERSHLLWEDVSIMKEDATKVTALKLRLDESQKVLLKEREDKLALSKSIEKLEGELSQWKIKYEELNKNKQEVVKQLNILKEIHQDELGRISEDLEDELGARSSMDKKLAELRAEMERLQEENAAEWGRRERLETEKLSLERENKKLRAQIEDLEEVLARKRRQTASTLDTDFKTIQAELFEKNKELADLKHIHTKLKKQYQEKMAELAHANRRMEQHEGEVKKLRLRVEELKKELAQAEDELDEAHNQTRKLQRSLDEQTEQSESFQVQLEHLQSRISLVEPQVKRGQSASNIFGGCAATLGAPFVPLRAGWSSSPN, encoded by the exons ATGAACCCAAGCGGGGCCTCACACCTCTCTGGCTCCTCGCCTCTGCCAGGGGGCTCgctgctggccctgctggccCCTGAGCCCTCCCCGTCCCCCCCCAGCGGGACACCTTCTCCCggcccccccccagccctgctggaagGGGACTGGGAAGGGCGGGAGGAGCTGCGGCTGCGGGAGCTGGAGGAGGCACGAGCGCGGGCGGCCCAGATGGAGAAGACGATGCGATGGTGGTCGGACTGCACGGCCAACTGGCGGGAGAAGTGGAGCAAGGTGCGAGCCGAGCGCAACCGGGCGCGCGAAGAGGTGCGGCAGCTGCGGCATCGCCTGGAGGCCCTCACCAAGGAGCTGGCCGGGCTGCGCCGAGACCGTGACCGCCCCGAGGAGCACCTGCTGCCCCAGGGCCCCTCCGGTGCCCACCAGGGCCCCGCCGGTGCCCAACAGGCCGAGGGAGAGGCTGACCCCGAACAGGAGCCGGTGCGGGATGTGGGGGCTGAGGCTCCCCAGAAAGCCAAG gagctggagctgatgGAAAACGTCTTGACAAGCaagcaggaggagagctgggagcagcGGGGCCCCCGAGCCTCCCTCACCCGCCAGGAACGGAGCCACTTACTCTGGGAGGACGTCAGCATCATGAAGGAGGATGCCACCAAAGTCACTGCCCTGAAGCTGAGGCTTGATGAGTCCCAAAAAGTGCTGCTCAAGGAGCGGGA GGACAAGCTGGCACTCAGCAAAAGCATAGAGAAGCTCGAGGGTGAGCTCAGCCAGTGGAAGATCAAGTACGAGGAGCTCAACAAGAACAAGCAGGAGGTGGTGAAGCAG CTCAACATCCTGAAGGAGATCCACCAGGACGAACTGGGACGCATCTCTGAGGACCTGGAGGATGAGCTGGGCGCTCGCTCCAGCATGGACAAGAAGTTGGCTGAGCTGCGGGCAGAG aTGGAGCGGCTGCAGGAGGAGAACGCGGCCGAGTGGGGCCGTCGGGAGCGGCTGGAGACGGAGAAGCTGAGCCTGGAGCGGGAGAACAAGAAGCTGCGGGCACAGATAGAGGACCTGGAGGAGGTGCTGGCTCGCAAGCGGCGCCAGACGGCCAGCACCCTGGACACAGACTTCAAAACCATCCAGGCTGAGCTCTTCGAGAAGAACAAG GAGCTGGCTGACCTGAAGCACATCCACACCAAGCTGAAGAAGCAGTACCAGGAGAAAATGGCCGAGCTGGCCCACGCCAACCGCCGCATGGAGCAGCACGAGGGTGAGGTGAAGAAGCTGCGCCTGAGGGTAGAGGAGTTGAAGAAGGAGCTGGCCCAAGCTGAGGATGAG CTGGATGAGGCCCACAACCAGACACGGAAGCTGCAGAGGTCGCTGGATGAGCAGACAGAGCAGAGTGAGAGCTTCCAGGTGCAGCTGGAGCATCTCCAGTCCCG CATCTCCCTGGTTGAACCCCAGGTTAAGCGTGGCCAAAGTGCCTCCAACATCTTTGGAGGGTGTGCAGCCACCCTTGGAGCACCCTTTGTCCCACTGAGAGCTGGTTGGAGTTCATCTCCCAATTAA
- the CCDC102A gene encoding coiled-coil domain-containing protein 102A isoform X2, which translates to MNPSGASHLSGSSPLPGGSLLALLAPEPSPSPPSGTPSPGPPPALLEGDWEGREELRLRELEEARARAAQMEKTMRWWSDCTANWREKWSKVRAERNRAREEVRQLRHRLEALTKELAGLRRDRDRPEEHLLPQGPSGAHQGPAGAQQAEGEADPEQEPVRDVGAEAPQKAKELELMENVLTSKQEESWEQRGPRASLTRQERSHLLWEDVSIMKEDATKVTALKLRLDESQKVLLKEREDKLALSKSIEKLEGELSQWKIKYEELNKNKQEVVKQLNILKEIHQDELGRISEDLEDELGARSSMDKKLAELRAEMERLQEENAAEWGRRERLETEKLSLERENKKLRAQIEDLEEVLARKRRQTASTLDTDFKTIQAELFEKNKELADLKHIHTKLKKQYQEKMAELAHANRRMEQHEGEVKKLRLRVEELKKELAQAEDELDEAHNQTRKLQRSLDEQTEQSESFQVQLEHLQSRLRRQQSTPLFGKMCSARFSPDDTGDGTSDPDEDEDLQIQVP; encoded by the exons ATGAACCCAAGCGGGGCCTCACACCTCTCTGGCTCCTCGCCTCTGCCAGGGGGCTCgctgctggccctgctggccCCTGAGCCCTCCCCGTCCCCCCCCAGCGGGACACCTTCTCCCggcccccccccagccctgctggaagGGGACTGGGAAGGGCGGGAGGAGCTGCGGCTGCGGGAGCTGGAGGAGGCACGAGCGCGGGCGGCCCAGATGGAGAAGACGATGCGATGGTGGTCGGACTGCACGGCCAACTGGCGGGAGAAGTGGAGCAAGGTGCGAGCCGAGCGCAACCGGGCGCGCGAAGAGGTGCGGCAGCTGCGGCATCGCCTGGAGGCCCTCACCAAGGAGCTGGCCGGGCTGCGCCGAGACCGTGACCGCCCCGAGGAGCACCTGCTGCCCCAGGGCCCCTCCGGTGCCCACCAGGGCCCCGCCGGTGCCCAACAGGCCGAGGGAGAGGCTGACCCCGAACAGGAGCCGGTGCGGGATGTGGGGGCTGAGGCTCCCCAGAAAGCCAAG gagctggagctgatgGAAAACGTCTTGACAAGCaagcaggaggagagctgggagcagcGGGGCCCCCGAGCCTCCCTCACCCGCCAGGAACGGAGCCACTTACTCTGGGAGGACGTCAGCATCATGAAGGAGGATGCCACCAAAGTCACTGCCCTGAAGCTGAGGCTTGATGAGTCCCAAAAAGTGCTGCTCAAGGAGCGGGA GGACAAGCTGGCACTCAGCAAAAGCATAGAGAAGCTCGAGGGTGAGCTCAGCCAGTGGAAGATCAAGTACGAGGAGCTCAACAAGAACAAGCAGGAGGTGGTGAAGCAG CTCAACATCCTGAAGGAGATCCACCAGGACGAACTGGGACGCATCTCTGAGGACCTGGAGGATGAGCTGGGCGCTCGCTCCAGCATGGACAAGAAGTTGGCTGAGCTGCGGGCAGAG aTGGAGCGGCTGCAGGAGGAGAACGCGGCCGAGTGGGGCCGTCGGGAGCGGCTGGAGACGGAGAAGCTGAGCCTGGAGCGGGAGAACAAGAAGCTGCGGGCACAGATAGAGGACCTGGAGGAGGTGCTGGCTCGCAAGCGGCGCCAGACGGCCAGCACCCTGGACACAGACTTCAAAACCATCCAGGCTGAGCTCTTCGAGAAGAACAAG GAGCTGGCTGACCTGAAGCACATCCACACCAAGCTGAAGAAGCAGTACCAGGAGAAAATGGCCGAGCTGGCCCACGCCAACCGCCGCATGGAGCAGCACGAGGGTGAGGTGAAGAAGCTGCGCCTGAGGGTAGAGGAGTTGAAGAAGGAGCTGGCCCAAGCTGAGGATGAG CTGGATGAGGCCCACAACCAGACACGGAAGCTGCAGAGGTCGCTGGATGAGCAGACAGAGCAGAGTGAGAGCTTCCAGGTGCAGCTGGAGCATCTCCAGTCCCG GCTGCGGCGGCAGCAGAGCACCCCACTCTTTGGCAAGATGTGCAGCGCCCGCTTCAGCCCTGATGACACCGGGGATGGCACCAGCGACCCTGATGAGGATGAGGACCTGCAGATCCAGGTGCCCTAG
- the CCDC102A gene encoding coiled-coil domain-containing protein 102A isoform X1, with the protein MNPSGASHLSGSSPLPGGSLLALLAPEPSPSPPSGTPSPGPPPALLEGDWEGREELRLRELEEARARAAQMEKTMRWWSDCTANWREKWSKVRAERNRAREEVRQLRHRLEALTKELAGLRRDRDRPEEHLLPQGPSGAHQGPAGAQQAEGEADPEQEPVRDVGAEAPQKAKELELMENVLTSKQEESWEQRGPRASLTRQERSHLLWEDVSIMKEDATKVTALKLRLDESQKVLLKEREDKLALSKSIEKLEGELSQWKIKYEELNKNKQEVVKQLNILKEIHQDELGRISEDLEDELGARSSMDKKLAELRAEMERLQEENAAEWGRRERLETEKLSLERENKKLRAQIEDLEEVLARKRRQTASTLDTDFKTIQAELFEKNKELADLKHIHTKLKKQYQEKMAELAHANRRMEQHEGEVKKLRLRVEELKKELAQAEDELDEAHNQTRKLQRSLDEQTEQSESFQVQLEHLQSRCAAPASALMTPGMAPATLMRMRTCRSRCPRAQGATTMETSRGTPLPSSACHHRTQPCRDPCLDGKAEALPSGQYPVPLGCQHFLGHGCGHQSYHQAAQEEQAQGREGQ; encoded by the exons ATGAACCCAAGCGGGGCCTCACACCTCTCTGGCTCCTCGCCTCTGCCAGGGGGCTCgctgctggccctgctggccCCTGAGCCCTCCCCGTCCCCCCCCAGCGGGACACCTTCTCCCggcccccccccagccctgctggaagGGGACTGGGAAGGGCGGGAGGAGCTGCGGCTGCGGGAGCTGGAGGAGGCACGAGCGCGGGCGGCCCAGATGGAGAAGACGATGCGATGGTGGTCGGACTGCACGGCCAACTGGCGGGAGAAGTGGAGCAAGGTGCGAGCCGAGCGCAACCGGGCGCGCGAAGAGGTGCGGCAGCTGCGGCATCGCCTGGAGGCCCTCACCAAGGAGCTGGCCGGGCTGCGCCGAGACCGTGACCGCCCCGAGGAGCACCTGCTGCCCCAGGGCCCCTCCGGTGCCCACCAGGGCCCCGCCGGTGCCCAACAGGCCGAGGGAGAGGCTGACCCCGAACAGGAGCCGGTGCGGGATGTGGGGGCTGAGGCTCCCCAGAAAGCCAAG gagctggagctgatgGAAAACGTCTTGACAAGCaagcaggaggagagctgggagcagcGGGGCCCCCGAGCCTCCCTCACCCGCCAGGAACGGAGCCACTTACTCTGGGAGGACGTCAGCATCATGAAGGAGGATGCCACCAAAGTCACTGCCCTGAAGCTGAGGCTTGATGAGTCCCAAAAAGTGCTGCTCAAGGAGCGGGA GGACAAGCTGGCACTCAGCAAAAGCATAGAGAAGCTCGAGGGTGAGCTCAGCCAGTGGAAGATCAAGTACGAGGAGCTCAACAAGAACAAGCAGGAGGTGGTGAAGCAG CTCAACATCCTGAAGGAGATCCACCAGGACGAACTGGGACGCATCTCTGAGGACCTGGAGGATGAGCTGGGCGCTCGCTCCAGCATGGACAAGAAGTTGGCTGAGCTGCGGGCAGAG aTGGAGCGGCTGCAGGAGGAGAACGCGGCCGAGTGGGGCCGTCGGGAGCGGCTGGAGACGGAGAAGCTGAGCCTGGAGCGGGAGAACAAGAAGCTGCGGGCACAGATAGAGGACCTGGAGGAGGTGCTGGCTCGCAAGCGGCGCCAGACGGCCAGCACCCTGGACACAGACTTCAAAACCATCCAGGCTGAGCTCTTCGAGAAGAACAAG GAGCTGGCTGACCTGAAGCACATCCACACCAAGCTGAAGAAGCAGTACCAGGAGAAAATGGCCGAGCTGGCCCACGCCAACCGCCGCATGGAGCAGCACGAGGGTGAGGTGAAGAAGCTGCGCCTGAGGGTAGAGGAGTTGAAGAAGGAGCTGGCCCAAGCTGAGGATGAG CTGGATGAGGCCCACAACCAGACACGGAAGCTGCAGAGGTCGCTGGATGAGCAGACAGAGCAGAGTGAGAGCTTCCAGGTGCAGCTGGAGCATCTCCAGTCCCG ATGTGCAGCGCCCGCTTCAGCCCTGATGACACCGGGGATGGCACCAGCGACCCTGATGAGGATGAGGACCTGCAGATCCAGGTGCCCTAGAGCCCAGGGTGCTACCACGATGGAGACATCCCGTGGCACTCCTCTGCCCTCAAGTGCCTGTCACCACAGGACCCAGCCATGCCGTGACCCTTGTTTAGATGGGAAAGCAGAGGCATTGCCTTCTGGGCAGTATCCAGTGCCCCTTGGCTGCCAGCATTTCCTGGGACACGGATGTGGCCACCAAAGCTATCACcaggcagcccaggaggagcaagcacagggcagagaggggcagTGA